The following coding sequences lie in one Pelobacter seleniigenes DSM 18267 genomic window:
- a CDS encoding type I polyketide synthase, which produces MPLAQSVAIVGVGGEFPASPTLDRFWDNIVHNVNTASEPPAGRWLLSADEAYDARVGVPDRVYSRKACFLDPATDSAEIPGLGIDAGFLARLDPMFRLLLRVGQQTLADVRGKKPRPAQSGIIIGNLALPSEKSSALARAFLGQTFVEQLSAERQLSLPEHQLEPLNHYVAGLPASLLARAIGFQRTCFTVDAACASSLYAIKLAVDELLSGRADAMLAGGLSRPDSLYTQMGFSQLRALSPSGTCSPFDRNGNGLVVGEGCGLVLLKRTQDAVRDGDRIYAVIRGIGLSNDLGGNLLAPAAEGQLRAMRDAYKQAGWTPDVVDLIECHATGTPVGDAVEFSSLSQLWQDSSWRPGQCVIGSAKANIGHLLTAAGSAALLKTLVAMKSEILPPTVNFAEPAAGIDLDSSPFRILKRSEHWERRAGQPRRAAVSAFGFGGINAHLLIEEWRPAAGKRNPVRIHPSSKKKQQPVAIVGMATHFGDLDSLDKFARQLFQDATPRSPEAVTNWWGAETSRWLRQTLPDSVAAQGYPLTEVSAVAGEFRIPPLELAEMLPRQLAMLKVAAAALADADLTAADLLFAGVFIGCGLDLNATNFSFRWALEKYAPRWAQELGLELDEQQMGEWIAQLRTAAGPALSANRTMGALGSTVASRVAKEFRIGGPSFTLSSEETSGLSALQAGIHALQEGSITRAIVGAVDFAADLRAVLSRQLGGTLAEDTLIGEGAAALVLKRLADAKQDGDRIYAVISGIDSVIAGSPEQQGRDDDSWLGSLQGACAHAGIKPCQLDAVISGSSGPAAFLNRDVAGLNKLLADRDDNRPWSLSAVVDYIGDSGGAGGLAAVVQAALCLHRRLLSGTATGAAVQAAASGNCWTPQAPQYWLHNRVRGPRRMLVSDLGFDHSALHAVLEEYQGPEQERAELSDGLTLPAAEALFVIEGDSPAQLLDGLAQLQDLVRALTGKPLAVMARRWFEAHPPQPQLPLCISLVSAAEQELNELISYAEQALRSNPEQSLGRQSGHGDGNGTLLPPALRERIFYSADPLTRQGKVAFVFPGSGNHFAGMGRELSLFRPDIYATQEQSSQLLADQYQPWRFWNQELQSQLHEDHNALVISHVALCTALHDLLRNFNIHPQMISGYSLGESSGLFSSGAWRERDGMLKRLKTSALFTDELAGACQAARRVWNLPAHEPVDWSLGIVNVPADKVRSLLQGRDRVYLLIVNTYRECVIGGQRTEVERLVRDLGCHFIPLQGVTTVHCEVTKAVAEAYRRLHLFEVTPPPGIDYYSCALGKKYPLTSANAADVILAQALDTIDYPRVIEQLYADGARLFLEVGPGNSCSRMINSILAERPHLSRSLCAPGVAEATQLLRLLAHCLAERVPVDFAQLYPVTKTQPENIAARDNRKIAIRSGGEAFSPQLPDVKYVKKTVTNESVIDKMDEEIIRPIKSPQAAPEAAPEAGMGGGVAATMTRLLQSGAAAHEAYLNFAKSMEQALSSNIRQQLGLLQQFEASGQSLPEDLFPAAPLSADDKQPSAAAPSPPQPESVPVAFDRAMCLEFAIGSVGKMLGPDFAAVDQFPTRVRLPDEPLMLVDRILSVEGEPKSMTQGRVVTEHDVTPERWYLDGLRIPTCVAVEAGQADLFLSGYLGIDFITKGEAVYRLLDAEVTFHRGLPQPGDTIRYDIKIHNFFRQDQTYLFRFSFEGTVNGQPLLSMAKGCAGFFSAAELAAGRGIVHTKLDLLPQPGKLPADWQEPVSLTVESYDENQIDALYRGDLVACFGPQFANLPLQRPYTLPGGKLKLVDRVTRLDPRGGRYGIGQISAEMDIHPEDWFLTCHFVDDRVMPGTLMYECCLHTLRIYLLRMGWIGEEGETWCEPVPGVTSGLKCRGQVIESTKTVTYRVNIKELGYGPEPYAIVDALMYADGHPIVEIPDMSVRLSGLNRAKIEALWSGHQPTRAADKRQVLFDTERITAFAIGNPSFAFGEPYRVFDQERKIARLPGPPFQFLDRIVAIDGEPWKLVEGVAIVAEYDVPPDAWYFAAGRQPDMPFSVLLEIGLQPCGWLAAYLGSALTSSVDLSFRNLDGNAVMHRPVTAASGTLEIAVKITRIASSGGMIIQGYDFQVSDRQGPVYSGDTLFGFFSKESLAQQVGVRGAVLYQPAEDELAMARSFTYPEDAPFPASQLRMIDRIELLIEQGGPHGLGYVRGQKKVDPEEWFFKAHFYQDPVCPGSLGLESFLQLLKAFAAAHWQVGPESRFETVACGMKHSWNYRGQVIPTNRQVTVEAMIKAIDEEQRIMTADGSLSVDGKVIYQMHDFSLRLYPADGELS; this is translated from the coding sequence CTGATGAAGCCTATGACGCCAGAGTCGGCGTCCCGGATCGGGTCTATTCGCGCAAGGCCTGCTTTCTTGATCCGGCTACCGATTCGGCTGAGATCCCCGGGCTGGGGATTGACGCCGGCTTTCTCGCCAGGCTCGACCCCATGTTCCGGCTGCTGCTGCGGGTTGGTCAGCAGACTCTGGCCGATGTGCGCGGGAAAAAACCGCGGCCGGCCCAGTCCGGCATCATCATCGGTAACCTGGCTTTGCCCAGTGAAAAATCTTCCGCGTTGGCGCGCGCTTTTCTCGGTCAGACCTTTGTCGAACAACTCTCTGCCGAGAGACAGCTCTCCTTACCGGAACACCAGTTGGAACCCCTCAATCACTATGTCGCTGGCTTGCCGGCATCGCTGCTGGCCAGAGCCATCGGCTTTCAGCGGACCTGCTTTACCGTTGATGCGGCCTGCGCTTCATCATTGTATGCCATCAAGCTCGCCGTCGATGAACTGCTGTCCGGGCGGGCCGATGCCATGCTCGCCGGGGGACTATCGCGGCCCGACTCCCTCTATACGCAGATGGGGTTCTCTCAGCTCAGGGCGCTCTCTCCAAGCGGGACCTGCTCGCCGTTTGATCGTAACGGCAACGGTCTGGTGGTCGGTGAAGGCTGCGGTCTGGTGTTGCTGAAACGGACCCAGGATGCCGTGCGTGACGGTGATCGAATCTACGCGGTGATTCGCGGGATCGGGCTCTCCAACGATCTGGGAGGGAATCTGCTGGCTCCGGCTGCGGAAGGCCAGCTGCGGGCCATGCGCGACGCCTACAAACAGGCTGGTTGGACCCCTGATGTGGTCGATCTGATCGAATGTCACGCGACTGGAACCCCGGTCGGTGATGCGGTGGAATTTTCCAGTCTCTCGCAGCTCTGGCAGGACAGTTCCTGGCGACCGGGGCAATGTGTCATCGGTTCGGCGAAAGCGAATATCGGCCATCTGTTGACTGCCGCCGGATCCGCCGCGCTGCTGAAGACCCTTGTGGCCATGAAGTCTGAGATTTTACCGCCAACGGTCAACTTCGCTGAGCCTGCGGCAGGGATCGATCTGGACAGCAGTCCATTTCGCATTCTCAAGCGTTCTGAGCATTGGGAACGGCGGGCCGGACAACCGCGTCGCGCCGCGGTCAGTGCATTCGGTTTTGGCGGCATCAACGCCCATCTGCTGATTGAAGAGTGGCGACCCGCAGCAGGGAAAAGAAACCCGGTCCGGATTCATCCGTCTTCCAAGAAAAAACAGCAGCCGGTGGCCATCGTTGGGATGGCGACCCATTTCGGCGATCTGGACAGCCTGGACAAATTTGCCCGGCAGCTGTTTCAGGATGCCACGCCCAGGTCACCCGAAGCGGTCACCAATTGGTGGGGTGCGGAAACCAGCCGCTGGTTACGCCAAACGTTGCCTGATTCTGTAGCAGCGCAGGGTTACCCCCTGACTGAGGTTTCCGCCGTTGCCGGCGAATTCAGAATCCCACCACTGGAACTGGCGGAAATGCTGCCACGGCAACTGGCGATGCTGAAAGTAGCTGCCGCAGCGTTGGCCGACGCTGATCTGACTGCTGCTGACCTGCTTTTTGCCGGGGTCTTTATCGGCTGCGGCCTTGATCTGAATGCAACCAACTTCAGCTTTCGCTGGGCACTGGAAAAATATGCCCCGCGCTGGGCTCAGGAACTTGGGTTGGAGCTGGATGAGCAGCAAATGGGCGAGTGGATCGCCCAACTGCGGACGGCCGCCGGCCCGGCCCTGAGCGCCAATAGAACCATGGGTGCTCTGGGGAGTACCGTGGCGAGCCGGGTCGCCAAGGAATTCCGCATTGGCGGACCCAGCTTCACCCTCTCCAGCGAGGAAACTTCAGGGCTCAGTGCGTTGCAGGCCGGCATTCATGCCTTGCAGGAAGGGTCCATTACCCGGGCGATTGTCGGTGCTGTCGATTTTGCAGCAGATCTGCGTGCCGTGTTAAGCAGGCAACTGGGTGGCACCTTGGCAGAGGATACCCTGATCGGCGAAGGTGCCGCGGCTCTCGTCCTGAAACGCCTGGCTGATGCCAAGCAGGATGGCGACCGGATTTATGCCGTGATCAGTGGCATCGACAGTGTTATTGCCGGTTCGCCCGAACAGCAGGGGCGGGATGATGACTCCTGGCTCGGTTCGTTACAGGGGGCCTGCGCTCATGCCGGGATCAAACCCTGCCAGCTTGACGCCGTCATCTCCGGCAGCAGCGGTCCGGCAGCGTTTTTAAACCGTGATGTGGCGGGGTTGAACAAACTGTTGGCCGACCGGGACGACAACCGACCCTGGAGTCTTTCCGCCGTGGTCGATTATATCGGCGACAGTGGCGGGGCAGGGGGCTTGGCAGCGGTTGTCCAGGCGGCGCTCTGTTTGCATCGTCGGCTGCTTTCAGGAACCGCCACGGGTGCTGCCGTCCAAGCCGCCGCAAGCGGCAACTGCTGGACCCCGCAGGCGCCTCAGTATTGGTTGCATAATCGTGTCCGCGGGCCGCGCCGCATGTTGGTCAGCGATCTCGGCTTTGACCATTCAGCACTGCATGCGGTCCTGGAAGAATATCAGGGCCCCGAGCAGGAGCGAGCCGAGCTCAGCGATGGCCTGACCCTGCCTGCTGCTGAAGCGCTGTTCGTTATTGAAGGTGATTCACCGGCCCAGCTCTTGGACGGTTTGGCCCAATTGCAGGATCTGGTTCGGGCACTGACCGGAAAGCCGCTTGCCGTTATGGCGCGCCGCTGGTTTGAAGCCCATCCTCCACAACCGCAGTTGCCTCTCTGTATCAGCCTGGTGAGTGCCGCTGAGCAGGAATTGAACGAGCTGATCAGCTACGCCGAACAGGCCCTCAGAAGCAATCCTGAACAGAGTTTAGGCCGACAATCCGGCCATGGCGATGGCAATGGGACCCTGTTGCCGCCGGCGTTGCGGGAGCGGATTTTTTACTCTGCCGATCCCCTGACCAGGCAGGGCAAAGTCGCCTTTGTTTTTCCTGGCTCCGGCAACCATTTTGCCGGGATGGGGCGCGAACTATCACTGTTCCGACCGGACATCTATGCGACCCAGGAACAGAGCAGCCAGCTGCTGGCAGATCAATATCAGCCCTGGCGGTTCTGGAACCAGGAGTTGCAGTCGCAACTCCATGAGGATCATAACGCCCTGGTGATTTCTCATGTTGCCTTGTGTACGGCCCTTCATGATCTGCTGCGCAATTTCAATATCCACCCGCAAATGATCAGTGGCTACAGCCTGGGCGAGTCTTCCGGACTGTTCTCTTCCGGTGCCTGGCGCGAGCGGGATGGAATGCTCAAACGCCTGAAAACCTCGGCACTGTTTACCGATGAGTTGGCCGGAGCCTGTCAGGCCGCTCGCCGGGTCTGGAATCTGCCTGCCCACGAGCCGGTCGATTGGTCCCTTGGTATTGTCAATGTACCGGCTGACAAAGTGCGTTCGCTGCTTCAGGGGCGCGACAGAGTTTATCTGCTGATCGTCAATACCTATCGCGAATGTGTGATCGGCGGCCAGCGTACCGAGGTGGAAAGGCTGGTCCGCGATCTCGGCTGCCATTTCATCCCTCTGCAAGGGGTGACCACGGTCCACTGTGAAGTCACCAAGGCTGTGGCCGAGGCCTATCGACGGCTGCACCTGTTTGAGGTCACACCGCCGCCGGGGATCGATTACTACAGCTGTGCACTGGGGAAAAAATACCCGCTGACCTCCGCCAACGCTGCTGATGTCATTCTTGCCCAGGCTTTGGATACTATCGACTATCCGCGGGTGATCGAGCAGCTTTATGCTGATGGGGCGCGGCTGTTTCTGGAAGTCGGTCCCGGCAATTCCTGCAGCCGGATGATTAACAGCATCCTTGCGGAACGGCCGCATCTGTCCCGTTCTTTGTGTGCTCCGGGGGTTGCTGAAGCCACCCAGCTGTTACGCTTGTTGGCCCACTGTCTGGCTGAGCGGGTGCCGGTCGATTTTGCCCAGCTTTACCCGGTGACCAAAACACAGCCCGAAAATATCGCTGCCCGTGACAACCGCAAGATCGCCATTCGCTCTGGGGGAGAAGCTTTTTCACCACAGCTTCCCGATGTTAAATATGTCAAAAAAACAGTAACTAATGAATCTGTTATTGATAAAATGGATGAAGAAATTATCAGGCCGATAAAGAGTCCGCAGGCTGCCCCGGAAGCTGCCCCGGAAGCTGGTATGGGCGGCGGGGTTGCCGCAACCATGACCCGGCTGTTGCAATCCGGCGCCGCTGCCCACGAAGCTTACCTCAACTTTGCTAAATCCATGGAACAGGCGCTGAGCAGCAATATTCGGCAGCAATTGGGCCTGCTCCAGCAGTTTGAGGCCAGCGGGCAATCTTTGCCCGAAGACCTTTTCCCGGCCGCACCGCTGAGCGCAGACGACAAACAGCCGAGCGCTGCCGCGCCGAGTCCGCCGCAACCGGAGTCGGTCCCGGTTGCCTTTGACCGAGCCATGTGTCTGGAGTTCGCCATCGGTTCCGTCGGCAAAATGCTCGGTCCCGACTTTGCCGCTGTCGATCAGTTTCCAACCCGGGTTCGTTTGCCGGACGAACCGCTGATGCTGGTTGACCGCATTCTGAGCGTGGAGGGTGAACCCAAATCCATGACTCAGGGACGGGTGGTGACCGAACATGATGTGACCCCGGAGCGCTGGTATCTCGACGGGTTGCGGATTCCAACCTGCGTTGCCGTTGAAGCCGGTCAGGCCGATCTGTTCCTGTCAGGCTATTTGGGGATCGATTTCATCACCAAAGGCGAGGCGGTTTATCGACTCCTTGATGCGGAAGTGACTTTTCATCGCGGGCTGCCTCAGCCCGGCGATACCATCCGCTATGACATAAAAATCCATAATTTCTTCCGCCAGGACCAGACCTACCTGTTCCGTTTCAGTTTTGAAGGAACGGTCAACGGTCAGCCGCTGCTGTCCATGGCCAAAGGCTGCGCCGGCTTTTTCAGCGCGGCGGAACTGGCCGCCGGACGCGGCATCGTTCACACCAAGTTGGATCTGCTGCCGCAACCGGGCAAGCTGCCCGCAGACTGGCAGGAGCCGGTTTCCCTGACTGTGGAATCTTATGATGAAAACCAGATCGATGCCCTCTACCGGGGCGATCTCGTCGCCTGTTTCGGACCGCAGTTTGCCAATCTACCGCTGCAGCGACCATATACGCTGCCGGGCGGGAAGCTGAAGCTGGTCGACCGGGTCACCCGGCTCGATCCCCGCGGCGGGCGTTACGGTATCGGCCAGATCAGCGCCGAGATGGATATCCATCCCGAAGACTGGTTCCTGACCTGTCATTTTGTCGATGACCGGGTCATGCCCGGCACGCTGATGTATGAATGTTGCCTGCATACCCTGCGGATCTATCTGCTGCGCATGGGTTGGATTGGTGAAGAAGGGGAGACCTGGTGCGAACCGGTGCCCGGGGTGACCAGTGGACTGAAGTGCCGCGGTCAGGTCATTGAATCCACTAAAACAGTCACTTATCGGGTCAATATCAAGGAACTCGGCTATGGCCCGGAACCCTATGCAATTGTTGATGCATTGATGTATGCCGATGGGCATCCGATCGTCGAAATACCCGATATGTCGGTCCGCCTGTCCGGTCTGAACCGCGCCAAGATCGAGGCGCTCTGGTCCGGACACCAGCCGACCCGGGCTGCGGACAAGCGCCAGGTTCTGTTTGATACCGAGCGTATCACCGCCTTTGCCATCGGCAACCCCTCCTTTGCTTTCGGCGAGCCCTACCGGGTCTTTGATCAGGAGCGCAAGATCGCCCGGCTGCCCGGGCCGCCGTTCCAGTTTCTGGATCGTATTGTCGCGATCGACGGCGAACCCTGGAAACTGGTGGAGGGAGTGGCGATCGTTGCTGAGTATGACGTGCCGCCGGATGCCTGGTATTTTGCCGCCGGCCGCCAGCCGGATATGCCTTTCAGTGTGCTGTTGGAAATCGGCCTGCAGCCCTGTGGTTGGCTGGCCGCTTACCTTGGCTCGGCGCTGACCAGCTCGGTGGACCTGTCGTTCCGAAATCTCGACGGCAACGCGGTCATGCATCGGCCGGTCACCGCGGCTTCCGGAACTCTGGAGATTGCTGTTAAGATCACTCGCATCGCCAGCAGTGGCGGGATGATCATCCAGGGGTATGATTTTCAGGTCAGTGATCGTCAGGGGCCGGTCTATAGCGGAGACACTCTGTTCGGATTCTTCTCTAAGGAGTCCCTGGCGCAGCAGGTCGGGGTGCGCGGTGCCGTGCTCTATCAGCCGGCCGAAGATGAGTTGGCAATGGCCCGCTCCTTTACCTACCCTGAAGATGCTCCTTTCCCGGCCAGTCAGCTGCGGATGATCGACCGGATCGAGCTGCTGATCGAGCAAGGCGGCCCCCATGGCCTGGGCTATGTGCGCGGTCAGAAAAAGGTGGACCCTGAAGAGTGGTTCTTTAAAGCGCATTTCTATCAGGACCCGGTCTGCCCCGGCTCCCTCGGCCTGGAATCGTTTCTGCAGTTGTTAAAAGCTTTTGCGGCCGCGCATTGGCAAGTGGGCCCGGAAAGCCGTTTTGAGACCGTCGCCTGTGGCATGAAGCACAGTTGGAACTATCGCGGACAGGTTATTCCGACCAACCGCCAGGTCACCGTGGAAGCGATGATCAAGGCGATTGACGAGGAGCAGCGGATCATGACCGCCGACGGCAGTTTGTCCGTCGATGGCAAGGTGATCTACCAGATGCACGATTTTTCCCTCAGGTTGTACCCGGCTGACGGGGAATTGAGTTGA
- a CDS encoding 3-oxoacyl-ACP synthase III has translation MKYSRVFIESVGYELAPIVMSSAELEQRLAPVYEKLHIGSGQLEALTGIRERRWWKPNTPVSHGAIAAAKKCLQERNVAPQDIGAVVYAGVCREYFEPATACQVAAALGVQGDAAVYDISNACLGVLNGVLDIANRIELGQIRCGLVVACESSREINEIMIQQMLDNPTMELFTTSLATLTGGSGAAAVLLTDGSFAPSRRPRLLGGVNIAEPQFNELCRWGIRKEADGSHSPFMRTDAVSVMKHGVELGKRTWEVFSRELGLSPERIDRVICHQVGEAHQKLILQTLGIAPDKDFPTFEFLGNMGTVSLPITAAIAKERDMIRPGNLVGFLGIGSGLNCLMMAIQW, from the coding sequence ATGAAATATTCAAGAGTATTTATCGAATCGGTCGGTTATGAGCTGGCCCCGATCGTCATGTCGTCGGCCGAACTGGAACAGCGACTTGCCCCTGTGTACGAGAAATTGCATATCGGTTCGGGGCAGCTGGAAGCGCTGACCGGAATCCGCGAACGGCGCTGGTGGAAACCGAACACCCCGGTCTCCCACGGTGCGATCGCCGCAGCCAAAAAATGCCTCCAGGAACGGAACGTCGCGCCCCAGGATATCGGTGCAGTCGTCTATGCCGGGGTCTGCCGGGAGTATTTCGAACCGGCCACGGCCTGCCAGGTTGCTGCTGCGTTGGGTGTGCAGGGGGATGCTGCGGTTTATGATATTTCCAATGCCTGCCTCGGCGTGCTCAACGGCGTTCTTGATATTGCCAACCGCATCGAACTGGGTCAGATTCGCTGCGGCCTGGTCGTAGCCTGTGAAAGTTCACGGGAAATCAACGAGATCATGATCCAGCAGATGCTTGACAATCCGACCATGGAATTGTTTACCACGTCGCTGGCCACCTTGACCGGTGGTTCCGGCGCCGCCGCTGTACTGCTGACCGACGGTTCTTTTGCTCCGTCGCGGCGTCCCCGGCTGCTGGGCGGCGTGAATATCGCCGAACCACAGTTCAACGAGCTGTGCCGCTGGGGGATCCGCAAGGAAGCGGACGGTTCCCATTCCCCGTTTATGCGCACTGACGCGGTTTCCGTCATGAAGCATGGCGTGGAATTGGGCAAGCGCACCTGGGAAGTTTTCTCCCGGGAGCTGGGGCTCAGCCCGGAGCGTATCGACCGGGTCATTTGCCATCAGGTCGGCGAGGCCCATCAGAAGCTGATCCTGCAGACCCTGGGGATTGCCCCTGACAAGGATTTTCCCACCTTTGAATTTCTCGGTAATATGGGGACCGTGTCTTTGCCGATTACTGCCGCGATCGCTAAAGAGCGGGATATGATCCGCCCCGGCAACCTGGTCGGTTTCCTGGGGATCGGTAGCGGTCTGAACTGCCTGATGATGGCCATCCAATGGTAG
- a CDS encoding alpha/beta fold hydrolase, which yields MVVDSQLQQAGYPFTSHFLDLNGLQYHYLDEGQGEAVVMLHGNPSWSFYYRNLVRELRSTHRVIVPDHIGCGLSDKPADSQYSYRLEQRVADLDALLNSLDLPAKLTLVVHDWGGMIGMAWAAANPERIARLVIFNTAAFPLPEGKKFPLALKICRDTQFGAFLVQGLNIFARGAAWVGCKRRRMSAELRKAYCSPYDSWHNRVATLRFVQDIPLAADDPGFDLIHRVGQALPQFAQVPTCICWGEKDFVFDRYFLEKWQEYLPQAEVHSFADCGHYILEDAADEILPLVKQFLLANPVATAAKSS from the coding sequence ATGGTAGTGGATTCGCAACTGCAGCAGGCCGGATATCCGTTTACCAGTCATTTTCTGGATCTGAACGGACTGCAATACCATTATCTTGACGAAGGGCAGGGGGAGGCGGTGGTCATGCTCCACGGCAACCCGTCCTGGTCCTTCTATTACCGGAACCTGGTTCGCGAGCTGCGGTCGACCCACCGGGTGATTGTGCCCGATCATATTGGTTGCGGCCTGTCGGATAAACCCGCCGACTCCCAGTATTCCTATCGGCTCGAACAGCGGGTTGCGGATCTTGATGCGCTGCTTAACAGCCTTGACCTGCCCGCCAAACTGACCCTGGTTGTCCACGACTGGGGCGGGATGATCGGCATGGCCTGGGCGGCCGCAAACCCGGAGCGGATCGCCCGACTGGTGATCTTCAATACCGCCGCGTTCCCGTTGCCGGAAGGCAAGAAGTTCCCCCTGGCGTTGAAGATCTGCCGGGACACTCAATTTGGGGCTTTTCTGGTACAGGGACTGAATATCTTCGCCCGCGGGGCGGCCTGGGTCGGTTGTAAGCGCCGGCGCATGTCGGCTGAATTGCGCAAAGCTTATTGCAGCCCTTATGACAGCTGGCACAACCGCGTGGCGACCCTGCGCTTTGTGCAGGATATCCCCTTAGCTGCGGACGATCCCGGTTTCGACCTGATCCACCGGGTCGGGCAGGCCTTGCCGCAGTTCGCCCAGGTGCCGACCTGTATCTGCTGGGGTGAGAAAGATTTTGTGTTTGACCGGTATTTTCTTGAAAAATGGCAGGAATACCTGCCCCAGGCCGAGGTTCATTCCTTTGCCGATTGCGGTCATTACATTCTCGAAGATGCCGCGGACGAGATTCTGCCCCTGGTCAAACAATTCTTATTGGCCAATCCCGTCGCAACTGCTGCCAAGTCATCATGA